In Equus przewalskii isolate Varuska chromosome 22, EquPr2, whole genome shotgun sequence, the following proteins share a genomic window:
- the LOC103558750 gene encoding interferon alpha-2 produces MALPFSLLMALVVLSCHSSCSLGCDLPHTHSLGNTRVLMLLGQMRRISPFSCLKDRNDFGFPQEVFDGNQFRKAQAISAVHETIQQIFHLFSTDGSSAAWDESLLDKLYTGLYQQLTELEACLSQEVGVEETPLMNEDSLLAVRRYFQRIALYLQEKKYSPCAWEIVRAEIMRCFSSSTNLPQS; encoded by the coding sequence ATGGCTCTACCCTTTTCCTTACTGATGGCCCTGGTGGTGCTCAGCTGCCACTCCAGCTGCTCTCTGGGATGTGACCTGCCTCACACCCATAGCCTGGGCAACACAAGGGTCTTGATGCTCCTGGGGCAAATGAGGAGAATCTCCCCCTTCTCCTGCCTGAAGGACAGAAATGACTTTGGATTCCCCCAGGAGGTGTTTGACGGCAACCAGTTCCGGAAGGCTCAAGCCATCTCTGCGGTCCATGAGACGATCCAACAGATCTTCCACCTCTTCAGCACAGACGGCTCGTCTGCTGCCTGGGACGAGAGCCTCCTAGACAAGCTCTACACTGGACTTTATCAGCAGCTGACTGAGCTGGAAGCCTGTCTgagccaggaggtgggggtggaagaGACGCCCCTGATGAACGAGGACTCCCTGCTGGCTGTGAGGAGATACTTCCAAAGAATCGCTCTCTATCTGCAAGAGAAGAAATACAGCCCTTGTGCCTGGGAGATCGTCAGAGCAGAAATCATGAGATGCTTCTCTTCATCCACAAACTTGCCGCAAAgttaa